A single region of the Planctomycetota bacterium genome encodes:
- a CDS encoding helix-hairpin-helix domain-containing protein, producing MYSYSEKVVLGLVITILFIVGLLFSLSNKPVSGILAQERKFFLININQASAEELRLLPYVSDSMAEEIIRYRTEKGLFENIDELSEINGIGPIKLKRMKKYLRL from the coding sequence ATGTATAGTTATTCAGAAAAGGTCGTTTTGGGATTGGTGATAACTATCCTGTTTATTGTCGGGCTGTTATTTAGTTTAAGCAACAAACCGGTATCAGGGATTCTGGCGCAGGAGCGCAAGTTTTTCCTGATAAACATCAACCAGGCCAGCGCAGAGGAATTACGCCTGCTTCCTTATGTCTCGGACAGTATGGCCGAAGAGATTATCAGATACCGCACGGAAAAAGGATTATTCGAAAACATAGACGAGTTGTCTGAAATAAATGGAATCGGCCCGATCAAACTGAAACGGATGAAGAAATACCTGCGCCTCTAA
- a CDS encoding acetyl-CoA carboxylase biotin carboxylase subunit, with the protein MNLFKKILVANRGEIAIRVMRACRELGIRSVAVYSEADRDSLFTKYADESYFLGPAEVSQSYLNIGKIMEVAGKAGVDAIHPGYGFLSENPKFAAACESAGIAFIGPQSIVMEMLGNKINAKFIVKKCGVNIIPTSEGAIQNPPDAIKAASLIGYPVILKAAGGGGGRGMYIVEEENQMTRMFELAQSTAQSTFGNNEIFIEKFIAGPKHIEFQFMADKFGNVVCFDERECSIQMRHRKLIEESPSPAITEPERDKMVNLIQAMAKQVGYQNTGTAEFLYHNGEFYFIEINTRLQVEHTITEIHTRIDLVKEQILVAAGNPLSFKQSEINHRGWAIECRINAEDPLNNFYPSVGRLKAYRAPGGIGVRIDSGIYSNSLITTDYDSLVSKVIAWGRDRNEALERMKRALYEYVIVGINSNIPFHLAMMNDRDFQDGKYDTTFIQKKLEYLIGETKQIKDKKILLEDKIRDDVDKTTAASNVAFDTSRMDG; encoded by the coding sequence ATGAATTTATTCAAGAAGATTTTGGTGGCCAATCGCGGCGAGATTGCCATCCGGGTGATGCGGGCCTGCCGGGAACTGGGCATCAGGAGCGTGGCCGTCTATTCCGAAGCAGATCGGGACTCGCTTTTCACCAAATACGCCGATGAAAGTTACTTTCTTGGACCGGCTGAGGTATCCCAGAGTTACCTCAATATTGGCAAGATTATGGAAGTGGCCGGTAAGGCTGGGGTCGATGCGATTCATCCGGGCTACGGATTTCTGTCCGAGAATCCCAAATTCGCCGCGGCTTGCGAATCGGCCGGTATCGCCTTCATCGGGCCCCAGAGCATCGTAATGGAGATGCTGGGCAATAAAATCAACGCCAAGTTCATCGTCAAAAAGTGCGGGGTGAATATCATTCCTACCAGCGAAGGCGCAATTCAGAATCCGCCGGATGCGATCAAGGCCGCATCACTGATAGGTTATCCGGTCATCCTTAAGGCGGCGGGCGGCGGCGGCGGCCGGGGCATGTATATCGTGGAAGAGGAAAATCAGATGACCCGGATGTTTGAACTGGCGCAGTCAACCGCCCAATCAACCTTTGGGAATAATGAAATATTTATAGAGAAATTTATTGCCGGCCCCAAGCACATTGAATTCCAGTTCATGGCTGATAAATTTGGTAACGTGGTTTGCTTTGACGAGCGCGAATGTTCCATTCAGATGAGGCACCGCAAGCTCATTGAGGAGTCGCCTTCGCCGGCCATAACCGAGCCGGAACGGGATAAAATGGTCAATCTTATCCAGGCGATGGCCAAACAGGTGGGCTATCAGAACACCGGCACAGCCGAATTCCTGTATCACAACGGCGAATTTTACTTCATCGAGATAAATACCCGTCTGCAGGTGGAACATACCATCACCGAAATTCATACCCGGATAGACCTGGTTAAGGAACAAATTCTGGTGGCCGCCGGCAATCCTTTGAGTTTCAAGCAATCGGAGATCAATCACCGGGGCTGGGCGATTGAATGCCGGATAAATGCCGAGGACCCGCTCAATAATTTCTATCCCAGCGTGGGGCGCTTAAAGGCCTACCGGGCGCCGGGCGGCATCGGCGTCCGAATTGACAGCGGTATCTACAGCAATTCGCTTATTACCACGGATTACGACTCGCTGGTTTCCAAGGTCATTGCCTGGGGCCGGGACCGGAACGAGGCGTTGGAGCGGATGAAACGGGCGCTTTATGAATATGTCATCGTGGGCATCAATTCCAATATCCCTTTCCATTTAGCCATGATGAACGACCGGGATTTCCAGGACGGTAAATATGACACCACATTTATCCAGAAGAAATTGGAATATCTCATCGGTGAAACTAAGCAGATAAAAGACAAGAAGATACTTCTGGAAGACAAAATCCGGGATGATGTTGACAAGACTACTGCCGCTTCTAACGTGGCATTTGATACATCAAGAATGGATGGTTAG
- a CDS encoding LysM peptidoglycan-binding domain-containing protein, which yields MKPVTALAVIVVVFLVILGIVFWQLGLFNGTTPETTSSLIEPISPTDLAGLTSTGLAGVPTYYDSISSTGGLDPFYTAMTPVQPTSTSYTVKPGDTLWIIAQHFYNDGTKWKMIQDANKLQNPSKLKVGMVLTIPDASDTSYRTTAPAATDTMTGTYTPATTGTKYHKVVKGDTLWKLARKYYNDNTKTDLIFEANRDKMATRETSLQPGWKLLIPDAPKKESKPKTSTKKTAPKKTTTTPSESSSNTTPAPATVPTTPTPAIPSSGDNTPTGVGD from the coding sequence ATGAAACCAGTAACCGCTTTAGCAGTCATCGTTGTTGTCTTTTTGGTCATCCTGGGCATTGTCTTCTGGCAACTGGGATTATTTAACGGCACCACGCCTGAGACCACATCCTCTCTTATTGAACCCATTAGCCCGACCGATCTGGCTGGCCTAACATCCACCGGTCTGGCCGGCGTTCCGACCTATTACGATTCGATTTCTTCAACCGGCGGATTGGACCCGTTTTATACCGCGATGACGCCGGTCCAGCCCACTTCAACCTCGTATACCGTAAAGCCGGGCGATACCCTCTGGATAATCGCCCAGCATTTCTACAACGATGGCACCAAATGGAAGATGATTCAGGATGCCAACAAACTCCAGAATCCCAGTAAACTCAAAGTCGGCATGGTGCTGACCATTCCGGATGCCTCTGACACGTCCTACCGGACTACCGCGCCGGCGGCCACTGATACCATGACCGGCACTTATACCCCGGCAACCACCGGAACTAAATACCACAAGGTGGTCAAGGGTGATACGCTCTGGAAACTGGCCCGTAAGTATTACAACGATAATACCAAGACCGATTTGATATTCGAGGCCAACCGCGATAAGATGGCCACCCGTGAAACAAGCTTGCAGCCGGGCTGGAAACTCCTTATTCCCGACGCGCCCAAAAAGGAATCTAAACCCAAGACCAGCACCAAGAAGACAGCGCCCAAGAAAACCACGACGACGCCAAGCGAGTCAAGCAGCAATACTACACCGGCGCCGGCTACTGTCCCGACAACCCCGACACCCGCTATCCCCTCAAGCGGGGACAATACCCCGACCGGCGTTGGCGACTAG
- the secD gene encoding protein translocase subunit SecD, giving the protein MSETSKWQLFLILIIVGIAGYIAYPSNEKPLFGPGEMFEGKQIQPGLDLRGGSELRLALKKEGVPEGKIGEYTDKAKEIIERRINLYGLKEPRIQKYGTDQILIQLPGMDMAEAERVKKIVSSSGRLEFKLEADPKIVDDYKEKFPTAPPGYAWYEKEDAKDSSEHGMRVLVSSKVELTGEHIVSAGTRFVQMEGLVVEFKFDQYGTRVFGKVTQDHAKSVVGEDNARRLAIILDNKLVSAPLINTPITGGEGIITGRFTAQQSLDLATVLRSGSLPASLEIVSENYVGPSLGEDAVNRGIISFILAVGAVILFMLIYYHLSGLIAIMAMAMNFILLVGILSFFSATMTLPGIAALVLTLGMAVDSNIIFYERIREEVKKGKDTNAAFESGFNRALVTVFDANLTTLLAGIILYYFGTGPLKGFAIVLCVGIITTLFTGYFASKVMLKAFIEAGLLKNFSMLQIFAKANVPFMQKAGIFKVVSIILVILAVALFFSKGQENYGIDFTGGTVVNINLAKSADIGQIRDTIRGITALDPATNAKVSKYPDAEVQSVLTQIKGDVKSSVTSVFNQAQYSSNEFQIRTKFVTTADKVQEFKADLQKSFADKIAPDRIVSSTSVTKIRDYRYRITVELPANSDINAVKEKLKNRCVKDGFSEPSMVAEEESALGVTPTATAETKKHYIYFKEDNDMALEKIVREEMGFSAGPFSRVENIGGMVAREIQRNAVIAIILSWLGMILYLAVRFEFKFGLAAVIALVHDVLISLGAIIVFNMLVPKSAGMSLEINLSSVAAFLTIIGYSVNDTIVVFDRIRENIKLLKGETLFNIVNRSINETLGRTIWTSLTVFLTVTILFGITARSGGGIASFAFPMMIGAVVGTYSSIFIASALLIGKRDRDKVEVKQA; this is encoded by the coding sequence ATGAGTGAAACATCAAAATGGCAATTATTCCTGATTCTGATTATTGTCGGCATTGCCGGCTATATTGCCTATCCCAGCAATGAAAAACCGCTCTTCGGGCCGGGCGAGATGTTTGAGGGCAAGCAGATCCAGCCCGGGCTTGACCTCCGGGGCGGTTCGGAACTGCGCCTGGCCCTTAAAAAGGAGGGGGTGCCCGAGGGAAAGATCGGCGAATATACCGATAAGGCCAAGGAAATCATTGAACGCCGTATCAATCTTTACGGCTTAAAAGAGCCGCGCATCCAGAAATACGGCACCGACCAGATCCTGATTCAGCTGCCCGGGATGGATATGGCCGAGGCGGAACGGGTCAAGAAGATTGTCAGTTCCAGCGGGCGGCTGGAATTCAAATTAGAGGCCGACCCCAAAATCGTCGATGATTACAAGGAAAAATTCCCGACCGCGCCTCCGGGATATGCCTGGTATGAAAAAGAGGATGCCAAGGATTCGTCAGAACACGGCATGCGGGTTCTGGTCAGCAGTAAGGTCGAGTTGACCGGCGAGCATATTGTCAGCGCCGGCACCCGCTTTGTCCAGATGGAAGGGCTGGTGGTCGAATTCAAGTTTGACCAATATGGGACCAGGGTATTTGGCAAGGTCACCCAGGATCACGCCAAGAGTGTGGTGGGCGAGGACAATGCCCGGCGCCTGGCCATTATCCTGGATAATAAACTGGTTTCGGCGCCCCTGATAAACACCCCGATTACCGGCGGCGAGGGCATCATCACCGGGCGCTTCACGGCCCAGCAGTCGCTGGACCTGGCCACCGTTCTTCGTTCCGGCAGTTTGCCGGCCTCCCTGGAGATTGTCAGCGAGAATTACGTCGGTCCGTCGTTGGGCGAGGACGCGGTCAATCGGGGCATCATTTCATTCATCCTGGCGGTCGGCGCGGTGATTCTCTTTATGCTGATTTACTATCACCTTTCCGGGCTCATCGCCATTATGGCCATGGCCATGAACTTTATCCTGCTGGTGGGCATTCTTTCATTCTTCAGCGCCACCATGACCCTGCCGGGCATTGCCGCCCTGGTCCTGACCTTGGGCATGGCGGTTGATTCCAATATCATTTTCTATGAGCGTATTAGGGAGGAGGTCAAGAAAGGCAAAGACACCAATGCCGCCTTTGAATCCGGTTTTAACCGGGCCTTGGTCACCGTCTTTGACGCCAACCTGACCACGCTTTTGGCCGGTATTATCCTTTATTACTTCGGCACCGGGCCGCTTAAGGGTTTTGCCATCGTTCTGTGCGTCGGCATCATCACCACGCTGTTCACCGGCTATTTCGCCTCCAAGGTAATGCTTAAGGCGTTTATTGAAGCCGGTTTGCTCAAGAATTTCTCCATGTTGCAGATATTCGCCAAGGCCAATGTGCCGTTTATGCAGAAGGCCGGAATATTCAAAGTCGTTTCCATCATTCTGGTTATATTAGCGGTGGCGCTCTTTTTCTCAAAAGGACAGGAGAATTACGGTATTGACTTTACCGGCGGGACGGTGGTGAATATTAATCTTGCCAAGTCGGCTGATATCGGCCAGATTCGGGATACCATCCGCGGGATTACCGCGCTTGACCCGGCCACCAACGCCAAAGTATCTAAATACCCGGATGCCGAGGTCCAGAGCGTCTTGACCCAGATCAAGGGCGATGTCAAGTCGTCAGTCACGTCCGTCTTTAACCAGGCCCAGTACTCCTCCAATGAATTCCAGATTCGGACCAAGTTTGTCACTACGGCGGATAAGGTCCAGGAATTTAAGGCCGACCTGCAGAAATCATTCGCTGACAAGATTGCCCCGGACCGCATCGTCTCATCAACCTCGGTTACCAAAATCAGGGACTACCGCTATCGGATAACCGTGGAGCTGCCGGCTAACAGTGATATTAATGCCGTTAAGGAAAAGCTTAAAAACCGCTGCGTCAAAGACGGGTTCTCTGAGCCGTCTATGGTGGCGGAAGAAGAGTCGGCGCTCGGCGTTACGCCGACCGCCACCGCAGAAACCAAGAAACACTACATCTATTTTAAGGAAGATAACGATATGGCCTTGGAAAAGATTGTCCGCGAGGAAATGGGTTTTTCGGCCGGCCCGTTCTCCCGGGTGGAGAATATCGGCGGCATGGTGGCCCGGGAAATCCAGCGCAATGCGGTCATTGCCATCATCCTGTCCTGGCTGGGGATGATTCTTTATTTAGCGGTAAGGTTCGAATTCAAGTTCGGCCTGGCCGCGGTTATTGCCCTGGTGCACGACGTCCTGATTTCCCTGGGCGCGATTATCGTCTTTAATATGCTGGTGCCCAAATCAGCCGGAATGTCGCTGGAAATAAATCTTTCGTCCGTGGCCGCTTTCTTGACAATCATCGGTTATTCTGTTAATGATACCATCGTGGTTTTTGACCGCATCCGGGAGAACATTAAACTATTGAAAGGGGAGACGCTTTTTAATATCGTAAACCGGAGTATCAACGAGACCCTGGGCCGGACTATCTGGACCTCGTTGACCGTGTTCCTGACCGTGACGATACTCTTTGGCATCACGGCGCGTAGCGGTGGGGGCATTGCTTCCTTCGCCTTCCCGATGATGATCGGCGCGGTGGTCGGAACCTATTCCAGTATCTTTATCGCCTCCGCCTTGCTGATCGGCAAGCGGGACAGGGATAAAGTAGAAGTAAAGCAGGCATAG
- the yajC gene encoding preprotein translocase subunit YajC: MSMFLFFILPIMVIFYFLVLRPQRKKEQERLGMIQNVKKNDYVLTTGGIYGTVIGVKDNEVTLKIDDSNNTRVKLAKSAIIGVEKTAPAE; the protein is encoded by the coding sequence ATGTCAATGTTTCTTTTCTTTATACTTCCGATAATGGTCATATTTTATTTTCTAGTGCTCCGCCCGCAGAGAAAGAAGGAACAGGAACGGTTGGGTATGATTCAGAATGTCAAGAAGAACGATTATGTCCTGACCACCGGTGGCATCTATGGCACCGTGATAGGGGTCAAGGATAACGAGGTCACCCTGAAGATAGACGATTCCAATAATACCAGGGTAAAACTGGCCAAGAGCGCCATTATCGGCGTGGAAAAAACAGCTCCAGCTGAATAA
- a CDS encoding prepilin-type N-terminal cleavage/methylation domain-containing protein, whose product MPVQKAGFTLIEVVIAMILLSVGLLTLLSVTMSGMLQREVTREYDVAREAAFAKIEEIRTQDFPDLLSAPYSGTYFAVAGLITPTGWANPGFISVNNTTSSLYDITVTIRWQIQGNTSALVYNEYVTRTLMTRRSKE is encoded by the coding sequence ATGCCTGTACAAAAAGCTGGGTTTACCCTAATAGAAGTGGTTATCGCCATGATTCTGCTATCCGTGGGATTATTAACCCTGCTCTCGGTGACGATGAGCGGGATGCTCCAGCGGGAGGTCACCAGGGAATACGACGTGGCCCGCGAAGCCGCCTTTGCCAAGATAGAGGAAATCAGGACCCAGGATTTTCCTGATTTACTTTCCGCTCCTTACAGCGGCACCTATTTTGCGGTGGCCGGCTTAATTACACCAACTGGCTGGGCAAACCCGGGTTTTATATCCGTTAATAATACCACCTCCAGCCTGTACGATATCACCGTTACCATCAGATGGCAAATCCAGGGCAATACCAGCGCTTTGGTCTATAATGAATATGTAACCAGGACCCTTATGACCAGGAGGTCAAAGGAGTGA
- a CDS encoding prepilin-type N-terminal cleavage/methylation domain-containing protein: protein MHRCEGFTLVEVIIVMSILTVMIGGAMYVLFSGQEIFDEGSTTSFLESQAARLIDKIKDDISEGLVITTSKTINPMFGDWEIFPCITTSYVSLAIRVPVQVGGNYWDPATGAVYWGAYDSINTPQQNYFVWYTFWLRTPLNESIDRKDYNQDGDLNDTFFLCDLYETLYTEWWGWPANPRWNCIMSNIIITWWPDPKPYYGDINGDGIDDPVFTLLDKDGNVIQDLATTGSAKRLRLNFWLGGKLGAKGNPILVNTKTEITLINPQQ, encoded by the coding sequence ATGCATCGGTGTGAAGGGTTTACCCTGGTTGAGGTCATTATCGTGATGTCCATACTGACAGTCATGATAGGCGGGGCAATGTATGTCCTGTTCAGCGGCCAGGAAATCTTTGACGAGGGTTCAACGACCTCCTTCCTGGAATCCCAGGCGGCCCGCCTGATAGATAAAATAAAGGATGATATCAGCGAGGGACTGGTTATTACCACCAGCAAGACCATTAATCCAATGTTTGGTGATTGGGAGATTTTTCCCTGTATCACCACTTCTTATGTAAGTCTTGCCATACGCGTCCCTGTCCAGGTTGGCGGGAATTACTGGGACCCGGCCACCGGCGCGGTTTACTGGGGCGCCTATGACAGTATTAACACCCCCCAGCAAAATTATTTTGTGTGGTATACTTTTTGGTTAAGAACACCTCTCAACGAATCAATTGACCGGAAGGACTACAATCAAGACGGAGACCTGAATGATACCTTTTTTCTGTGCGACCTGTATGAAACGTTATATACCGAATGGTGGGGGTGGCCGGCTAATCCTCGTTGGAACTGTATAATGAGTAATATTATAATAACCTGGTGGCCGGACCCAAAACCTTATTATGGCGATATCAACGGCGACGGGATAGACGACCCGGTCTTTACCCTGCTGGATAAAGACGGCAATGTTATCCAAGACCTCGCTACTACCGGCTCTGCTAAACGGCTCCGGCTCAATTTCTGGTTGGGCGGCAAGCTCGGCGCCAAGGGTAATCCAATACTGGTCAATACAAAAACCGAGATAACCCTGATAAATCCGCAACAGTAA
- a CDS encoding polymer-forming cytoskeletal protein: MLSNRLSKKDGSAILAILFIIAIIAGLGIAYITITSGQQRQVQSSIEDIEYNQAVASGFEVSKAFLLAKYTAGTTGWDNELAASIANYSTYTPAASSIIPPSPYTPNYQSWFQWCRNIDYHGNTYFVRLENNNDGGGPANDADNILKVTAEGWGQGNDPQDRSQQIVLEAMVTYRTDPYRPTSAVVVGGSLQISGNAAINGTNGSVQANGPVTLTGSATVAGDVTSTGSISAPGGSIGGSSNPNSEETEIPPINPTQYSYLATHTFKTDGKVYDNLGVQIATPAGWSYSAGTPVSSAALGVWTKTGNDTSTAGVFFFENSAVNISGSPGSAASPWPVTMIATGYIDVSGTPSLKPNAGGGGIALMSGEDLKMRGGGGNLYDVGLYAAHEQISLRGTPTIKGVVLAEDFTDSCSLISTTSQVDVDISGNTEITYNGDLTTVLIDGNPYIKVLGLKKSIKAKY; this comes from the coding sequence ATGCTATCTAACAGATTGTCCAAAAAAGACGGGTCGGCCATATTGGCCATACTTTTTATCATCGCCATTATCGCCGGACTGGGCATTGCGTATATAACCATTACCAGCGGCCAGCAAAGACAGGTGCAATCATCTATTGAAGACATAGAATATAACCAGGCCGTAGCCAGCGGTTTTGAGGTATCAAAGGCATTTCTGCTGGCCAAATATACCGCCGGCACGACCGGCTGGGACAATGAACTGGCTGCGAGCATCGCTAATTATTCCACTTATACGCCGGCCGCGTCTTCTATCATACCGCCGTCGCCATATACGCCCAATTACCAGTCCTGGTTTCAGTGGTGCCGGAACATTGATTATCATGGCAATACCTATTTTGTCCGGCTGGAAAACAATAATGACGGCGGCGGCCCGGCCAATGATGCGGATAACATCCTGAAGGTCACGGCTGAGGGCTGGGGCCAGGGAAACGACCCGCAGGACCGTTCGCAGCAAATAGTTCTGGAGGCAATGGTTACTTACCGGACCGACCCCTACAGGCCGACCAGCGCGGTGGTGGTGGGCGGCTCGCTCCAGATTTCCGGCAATGCCGCTATCAACGGAACCAACGGCTCGGTCCAGGCAAATGGCCCGGTCACCCTGACCGGCAGCGCCACGGTCGCCGGCGACGTCACCTCAACCGGCTCAATCTCAGCCCCGGGCGGAAGTATCGGCGGCTCAAGCAATCCCAATTCAGAAGAAACCGAAATACCCCCCATCAACCCAACCCAATATTCTTATCTGGCCACCCATACATTCAAGACCGACGGCAAGGTGTATGATAATTTAGGAGTTCAGATAGCCACCCCGGCCGGCTGGTCATACAGCGCCGGAACCCCCGTTTCCAGCGCGGCGCTGGGCGTCTGGACCAAGACCGGTAATGACACCTCGACTGCCGGCGTATTCTTCTTTGAGAACAGCGCGGTAAATATATCCGGCTCGCCCGGTTCGGCGGCCAGCCCCTGGCCGGTGACAATGATAGCCACCGGATATATCGACGTCTCGGGTACCCCTTCGCTGAAGCCAAATGCCGGCGGCGGCGGGATTGCCCTGATGTCCGGAGAGGATCTGAAGATGCGGGGCGGCGGAGGTAATCTCTACGATGTCGGACTCTATGCGGCCCACGAACAGATAAGCCTGAGGGGAACTCCGACCATTAAAGGGGTCGTGCTGGCTGAGGATTTCACAGATAGTTGTTCCCTGATTTCCACCACCAGCCAGGTGGATGTGGATATCAGCGGCAATACCGAGATTACCTATAACGGCGATTTGACCACTGTCCTGATTGACGGTAACCCGTATATTAAGGTGCTGGGGTTAAAGAAAAGTATCAAGGCAAAATATTAA
- a CDS encoding HEAT repeat domain-containing protein gives MKLEIRTKRSVGSKGAERSWQLIILCALCVFVVNSLLLPADAIYLKNGRTVEGKIISENDKGVTLEIGYGTVTINREYIKEVVAEEWVPPQVAPKRHGDLMAPPSPGEAKPATNTPVSNIQALLDSYAKTPKQKELNKVLAQIINLPEDKEPWALFEELTTQSTDETEYLLLILKEVKEPVILKWVILLSGKLQILAAVKPLFELLNGNNEMLKLAVLDALRYMKDVSTVHLLRAQLAKEKSPKVKTAIINSLFTSEDKESLSILADYLDDTDNGVRKATTNAIVTITRKCTPDELRSYDLLGRLKDKVLFTRQKETRQEIINIFGQLKSPEAVETLMSFLTDENAEIRSESAMALGSIGDKKATAFLVERLQKEEDEWTKMQLIGALQKTNDQLAIPAIIEMLRDDKEKVRLCAARALRNITPHNFAEDYNKWKEWWEKEQKK, from the coding sequence ATGAAGTTAGAAATTAGAACTAAGCGAAGTGTGGGCAGCAAAGGAGCGGAACGAAGCTGGCAGTTAATTATTCTTTGTGCCCTTTGTGTCTTTGTGGTTAATTCTCTGCTCCTGCCTGCCGATGCGATTTATCTCAAAAACGGCCGGACCGTGGAAGGCAAAATCATCAGCGAGAACGATAAAGGGGTTACCCTGGAAATCGGCTACGGAACCGTCACCATAAACCGCGAATACATAAAAGAGGTGGTGGCCGAGGAATGGGTTCCGCCACAAGTGGCGCCGAAGCGCCATGGCGACCTTATGGCGCCACCGTCACCCGGGGAGGCAAAGCCGGCTACTAATACGCCGGTCAGCAATATCCAGGCGCTACTGGATTCATACGCCAAAACCCCTAAACAGAAAGAGCTTAACAAGGTTCTCGCGCAAATAATAAACCTGCCGGAAGACAAGGAACCCTGGGCGCTGTTTGAGGAACTGACCACCCAGAGCACCGATGAAACCGAATACCTCTTGCTCATCCTGAAAGAAGTCAAGGAACCGGTTATACTTAAATGGGTAATATTGTTATCAGGCAAACTCCAGATTCTGGCTGCGGTCAAGCCCTTATTTGAGTTATTGAACGGAAACAATGAGATGTTAAAGCTGGCCGTGCTGGACGCCCTGCGCTATATGAAAGACGTATCCACCGTTCATCTTTTGCGCGCTCAATTAGCCAAGGAAAAGTCGCCTAAAGTCAAGACCGCGATTATAAACAGCTTGTTTACGTCCGAAGACAAGGAATCACTCTCAATACTGGCGGATTATCTTGACGATACTGATAACGGGGTGCGCAAGGCCACGACCAATGCCATTGTTACTATTACCCGGAAATGCACGCCGGATGAATTGCGCTCGTATGATTTGCTGGGCCGGCTTAAGGACAAAGTATTATTTACCAGGCAAAAAGAAACCCGGCAGGAGATAATCAATATCTTCGGGCAACTCAAGAGCCCTGAAGCCGTGGAAACCCTGATGTCTTTCCTGACGGATGAGAACGCCGAGATCCGCAGCGAGTCAGCCATGGCGCTGGGCAGCATCGGCGACAAGAAAGCCACGGCCTTCCTGGTAGAACGTCTCCAGAAAGAGGAAGACGAATGGACCAAGATGCAGCTTATCGGCGCCTTGCAGAAGACCAATGACCAGTTGGCTATCCCGGCGATTATTGAAATGCTCCGCGACGACAAGGAAAAGGTCCGGCTCTGCGCCGCCCGGGCCCTGCGTAACATCACCCCTCATAACTTCGCCGAGGACTATAATAAATGGAAGGAATGGTGGGAGAAGGAACAGAAAAAATAG